A window from Pseudomonas frederiksbergensis encodes these proteins:
- a CDS encoding TetR/AcrR family transcriptional regulator, giving the protein MSTLTRNHWIAAGFEALDQIGHVGVSAESLSRRLNVTRGSFYHHFRNREDFVRTLLAAWEEDYTERMLAYAAQGRSAGETLKRYLNIAAEKQPGREVAIRAWSLHDPLVGEFQQRVDTRRLDFAIRTCRRLVHLPGEAEVIGLVAHMCLIGGQQAGLRRDAARFNSFMHRAFSLFEGALPPWRA; this is encoded by the coding sequence GTGAGCACACTAACTCGTAACCATTGGATCGCGGCTGGTTTTGAGGCCCTCGACCAAATAGGGCATGTTGGCGTTTCGGCCGAGAGCCTATCGCGCCGATTGAATGTGACCCGCGGATCGTTCTATCACCATTTCCGCAATCGCGAAGACTTTGTCCGCACCTTGCTGGCCGCTTGGGAAGAAGACTACACGGAGCGCATGCTCGCTTATGCGGCGCAGGGTCGTAGTGCGGGCGAAACCTTGAAACGCTACTTGAATATTGCCGCTGAGAAACAACCTGGGCGGGAAGTTGCCATCCGAGCCTGGTCGCTGCACGATCCGTTGGTAGGCGAGTTTCAGCAGCGTGTGGATACTAGACGTCTGGACTTCGCGATACGAACTTGCCGCCGCTTGGTCCATCTGCCAGGCGAAGCAGAAGTGATCGGGCTTGTGGCCCATATGTGCCTGATTGGTGGTCAACAGGCAGGGCTGCGGCGCGATGCCGCTCGCTTCAACAGTTTCATGCATCGAGCCTTTTCTCTTTTCGAAGGGGCTCTTCCACCGTGGCGGGCCTGA
- a CDS encoding PLD nuclease N-terminal domain-containing protein: MSEATSYFSIAVAVFILLVDLWAIISVFRSDKTVGVKAAWAIGLILFPVFGLIVWGVAGPRGIKEGPTSQEHSKG, encoded by the coding sequence ATGTCTGAAGCTACCAGCTATTTTTCAATCGCTGTCGCGGTGTTCATTCTGCTCGTTGACCTTTGGGCCATCATCAGTGTGTTTCGCAGCGACAAAACGGTGGGGGTGAAAGCGGCTTGGGCTATCGGCCTCATCCTCTTTCCAGTGTTTGGATTGATCGTTTGGGGTGTTGCAGGGCCGCGCGGAATCAAGGAGGGGCCAACCTCGCAGGAACACAGCAAAGGATAA
- a CDS encoding AbrB family transcriptional regulator, with the protein MKTLLCLLIASGVGTALQYAGLPHGLLLGSILATALIASNLRFSPTLHFSLGYVQIVLGIATGLMFTSWNSQTAAAMLPSLGFMLLGLMVQSTVAGLWLMKVSGWNPKDSLLAVYPGALAAVFDLLESECASGKVIVVHLVRLLSITVLVSFCIPGQTDVPLAQTSPLLMSTVLILLSLIALCLLFGRLLLRVGVPAPFMLTAIIVTGVYMKMGYLQAFHLPSWSVNTAVVLLGVLIGSKFKDISLAELVRHGRAGLVAVALMLLIAAAFAAMAGRVLGSDPLSLWLAYMPGAIETITLVAFSGGLNVVFILTHHLARMVVLHFAPALVVQARHWREDV; encoded by the coding sequence TTGAAAACCCTACTGTGTTTGCTGATCGCCAGCGGCGTCGGCACCGCGCTGCAATATGCCGGTCTCCCCCATGGCCTGTTGCTTGGTTCAATACTCGCCACTGCGTTGATCGCCAGTAACTTGCGTTTTTCCCCAACGCTGCATTTCAGCCTTGGCTACGTGCAAATCGTATTGGGGATCGCGACCGGCCTGATGTTCACCTCGTGGAACAGCCAAACGGCGGCCGCCATGTTGCCGAGCCTGGGCTTCATGCTGCTGGGCTTGATGGTCCAGAGCACCGTGGCTGGTTTGTGGCTGATGAAGGTTTCGGGATGGAATCCGAAGGACTCCTTGTTAGCCGTGTATCCGGGAGCACTCGCCGCCGTATTTGATTTACTCGAGTCCGAGTGCGCATCCGGCAAAGTGATCGTCGTGCATCTGGTGCGACTGCTGTCGATCACCGTGCTGGTCAGTTTCTGCATTCCCGGACAGACCGACGTGCCACTTGCCCAGACCAGCCCGCTGCTCATGAGCACGGTGCTGATCCTGCTGTCGCTGATCGCCTTGTGCCTGTTGTTCGGCCGTTTGCTGCTGCGCGTTGGCGTTCCAGCACCGTTCATGCTCACCGCGATCATTGTCACCGGCGTTTACATGAAAATGGGCTATCTCCAGGCCTTCCACCTGCCGTCATGGAGTGTCAACACCGCCGTGGTCCTCCTTGGCGTGCTGATCGGCTCGAAATTCAAAGACATCAGCCTCGCAGAACTTGTCCGCCACGGCCGAGCCGGGTTGGTGGCCGTCGCCTTGATGTTGCTGATCGCCGCGGCGTTTGCCGCAATGGCCGGACGGGTACTGGGCAGCGATCCGTTGTCGTTGTGGCTGGCGTACATGCCTGGCGCCATCGAAACCATTACCCTCGTCGCCTTCAGTGGCGGGCTGAATGTGGTGTTCATCCTGACCCATCACCTGGCGCGCATGGTGGTGCTGCACTTTGCGCCGGCGCTGGTCGTTCAGGCACGGCACTGGCGAGAAGACGTTTGA
- a CDS encoding DJ-1/PfpI family protein, giving the protein MKKIVLVAFDQFTDIDLFLMWDILGRNTEDWHVRILGSSAIVRSAHGLPVSVHGPLSEANSADAVLFVSGKEGIPAALAAPDFLPSFELDSKRQRIGSICAGAFILERLGLLNGQATTHPDARSGLQALGLESVNQPLVCQGNVATAGGCLSALYLVGWLVESWFDADKRRATLLPVLPTGQQALYDALIGLSIRQGEVGASCRTA; this is encoded by the coding sequence TTGAAAAAAATCGTTCTGGTTGCTTTCGACCAATTCACTGATATCGACCTGTTCCTGATGTGGGACATCTTAGGCCGTAACACTGAGGACTGGCACGTCCGAATATTGGGTTCCAGCGCTATCGTGCGATCGGCGCACGGCTTGCCTGTTTCGGTGCACGGTCCGCTTTCCGAGGCCAATAGTGCTGACGCGGTATTGTTCGTCAGCGGCAAGGAAGGGATACCCGCTGCACTTGCCGCCCCGGATTTCCTGCCGTCGTTTGAACTTGACTCCAAGCGCCAGCGAATCGGCTCCATATGCGCCGGAGCGTTCATTCTCGAGCGGCTTGGGCTGCTCAACGGCCAAGCCACTACACACCCGGATGCACGATCGGGATTACAAGCTCTGGGACTTGAGTCCGTGAATCAGCCTCTTGTATGCCAGGGAAACGTTGCAACCGCTGGCGGATGCCTTTCGGCGCTCTATCTGGTGGGATGGCTGGTTGAATCCTGGTTCGATGCCGACAAGCGCCGGGCGACGTTGCTCCCTGTTCTGCCAACTGGGCAGCAAGCGCTCTATGATGCTTTGATCGGACTCAGTATCCGACAAGGAGAAGTTGGTGCCTCGTGCCGGACAGCCTAA
- the dapF gene encoding diaminopimelate epimerase, giving the protein MPLSFQKMHANGDDFVVVDSRNAANPMTSALARQMGDRNRGVGFNQLAVVLDCDDADARLMFWNADGSTLDVCGSATRGAAHMLMRESNSTSIALRTNRGLLTCERTSIGAISVNMGEPLFGWSDIPLALELDTAVLPLTGDPTACSMGNPHCTYFVEDLTAIDIATIGPTIETNPLFPRRTNVHFVQIIDRKHIRLRIWERWGGIPLGSGSCSCGAAVNGIRRGLLDNSVEVECDGGTVTVQWDGVGPVFLIGPVEATFSGVFMDGLLHVL; this is encoded by the coding sequence ATGCCGCTGAGTTTTCAAAAAATGCACGCCAATGGCGATGACTTCGTTGTAGTGGACTCACGAAACGCGGCTAACCCAATGACAAGTGCCCTGGCTCGGCAAATGGGTGATCGGAACCGAGGCGTCGGATTCAATCAACTCGCGGTGGTGCTCGATTGCGATGATGCCGATGCACGTTTGATGTTTTGGAATGCTGATGGCTCCACACTGGATGTTTGTGGCAGCGCCACGCGGGGCGCCGCGCATATGCTGATGCGCGAATCGAACAGCACTTCGATAGCGCTCCGAACCAACCGTGGTCTACTCACTTGCGAACGAACTTCAATCGGCGCAATTTCCGTCAATATGGGAGAGCCGCTTTTCGGCTGGTCGGATATTCCCCTGGCTCTGGAACTGGACACTGCTGTTTTGCCACTTACCGGTGACCCAACAGCTTGCAGCATGGGAAATCCGCACTGCACCTATTTCGTGGAGGATCTAACAGCCATCGATATAGCGACCATCGGCCCGACAATTGAAACCAATCCCCTGTTTCCACGCAGGACGAACGTGCATTTCGTCCAGATCATCGACCGAAAACACATTCGGTTGCGCATTTGGGAGCGCTGGGGTGGCATTCCGCTCGGTTCAGGTTCCTGCTCTTGCGGTGCCGCTGTTAACGGAATTCGTCGTGGCTTGTTAGATAACTCCGTTGAGGTTGAATGTGATGGCGGAACCGTAACGGTTCAATGGGATGGCGTGGGACCTGTGTTTCTCATCGGACCGGTCGAGGCGACTTTTTCGGGAGTATTCATGGATGGTTTATTGCACGTTTTATAG
- a CDS encoding DUF2867 domain-containing protein gives MPREFELIKSVPVPSRSGITHLYKSMNLADAFAIRLPAGTSGNPDLLARFILSHQPSWIGWLMKVRDTIVACFGLKTARQLASLANRVGIFKVYSTNHTEIVLGEDDKHLDFRISILCSGEAEPEGSRQLVFSTVVHCHNRLGRAYIFVIAPFHRMVVKASLLRAARIGWPLATCPQG, from the coding sequence ATGCCCCGAGAATTTGAGCTCATTAAGTCCGTGCCAGTCCCCTCGAGGTCCGGCATCACCCACCTTTACAAGTCGATGAACCTGGCGGACGCTTTTGCGATTCGGCTGCCTGCGGGCACATCCGGCAATCCAGATTTGCTTGCTCGATTCATCCTTTCCCACCAGCCATCCTGGATCGGATGGCTCATGAAAGTCCGGGACACTATCGTTGCCTGTTTTGGTCTCAAGACAGCCAGACAGTTGGCATCACTTGCCAATCGGGTTGGAATCTTCAAGGTCTACAGCACGAACCACACTGAAATCGTGTTGGGAGAGGATGACAAGCACCTCGACTTCCGGATATCGATCCTGTGTTCTGGAGAGGCAGAGCCAGAAGGCAGTCGCCAACTCGTTTTTTCAACCGTGGTCCACTGCCACAACCGCTTAGGCCGGGCCTACATCTTTGTTATTGCCCCCTTTCACCGCATGGTTGTTAAGGCCAGTCTCCTTCGTGCAGCGCGAATTGGTTGGCCACTGGCTACCTGCCCCCAAGGCTGA